TTTTGAGAAAAGGGCAAGTTGTAAAGCTCATAGGTGGGCTTTATAGTGTCATGGATTTGGAGACAAAAGCGATTTTGATTGCTAAAGCCAGTGGCAAACTTAGGTATCAAAAATTAGACGAAAACAGCAGTTTTAACAAACAGTTAACCAAACGTACAAAACTAGACATCAAAACGATTCAGGTAAGCCCTAAAGTGGGAGATTTTGTGATGTACGATGAAACAGATATCAATCATCCAATTCAAGAAATATTTCCAAGGCAAAATGAATTAGATCGTCCAGATGTATCGAACGTTGACCAGGTTTTGATTCTTTCTAGTGTGAAAAATCCAAACTTCAGTTTTAATTTGCTGGATCAATTTTTGATCCTAATTGAACAAGCTAACATTAAACCAATACTCATCGTCTCTAAGGTTGACCTTATTAGCGAAGATGAGTTTTTAGCATTAAAAAATGACTTGAGTTATTATCAAAAAATCGGATACGAAGTCTATTATGTAAACTCTAAACAAAAGATAGGTTTTGATACATTAGAAGACTTATTTTTGAATAAACTATCGGTTTTGGCAGGTCAAACTGGTGCGGGGAAGTCAACCTTCTTAAATGCGTTAATGCCTAGTTTAGGAATAAAAACTCAAGAGATTTCAATGGCTTTAGGTAGAGGTAAGCATACAACCAGACATACAGAGCTTTACTTTTATGGTGGCGGGATGATTGCAGATACCCCAGGCTTTTCTAAACTTGAGTTTTCCAGATTAGAAGCTAAGGACTTGAAAGACTATTTCGTTGAGTTTAAGACTTATGAATCAGGATGTAAGTTTGGAAGTAACTGTGTACACGTACACGAGCCAGGATGTAATGTTAAAGGAAATCCTAACATATTACCTTCAAGATATGAAAACTATATAAAATACTATGAAGAACTTAAAAACCAAAAGGAGAGATATTAATGAAAATTGCACCATCTATACTAACGGCTGACTTTAATATTTTGAAAGAGGAAATTCTATCGATTGGACACTCTGACTATCTACATCTAGATGTCATGGATGGCCATTTTGTTCCAAATATTTCATTTGGAAGTCATGTACTAAGTGGACTTAAAAAGATAACATCCATTCCACTAGATACACATTTAATGATTGAAAACCCACTTCAGTATATTGATCAATATGTGGAAATTGGTTCAAGCATTATCACAATCCACGTAGAAGCCAATCAACCTCTTGAATCAATTTGCAGAATCAAAGCTTCAGGGATAAAAGCAGGAATTTCTTTAAAACCTAAAACGCCTTTAGAAGACTTGTTTCCATATTTAGACAAAGTTGATCTTGTTTTAGTTATGAGCGTAGAACCAGGGTTTGGTGGACAATCGTTTATGGAAGATCAACTGGAAAAGGTAAGAGAACTAAAAAGACTAAGAGAAGCCTACAAATATAACTACATCATCGAAATTGATGGTGGAATTAATGGAACTACTGCGCCTAAAGCAAAAGAAGCGGGCGTAGACTTAGCAGTTGCTGGGTCTTATGTCTTCAACGCAAAAGACCGCAATAAAGCTATTGATGCTATCCGATGAGAACTTATATCGTATTGCCTAATGTTCCGGCACTTATCAAGAGTTTGAGTGATTTAGAAACGTCCTATGTTATCGCGGTTGATAGCGCTGTAAGCGAACTAAACACGCTGAACATTCGCTATGATATCGCAGTTGGTGATTTTGATTCTCTTAAAGATGAATCTTTGATTAAGAGTAATAAAGTTAAGCTTAACCCTATTAAGGATGAGTCCGATACAGCTAGTGCCGTTAGGCTCGCTTATGAATCCTCAGATG
The Paracholeplasma morum DNA segment above includes these coding regions:
- the rsgA gene encoding ribosome small subunit-dependent GTPase A, producing MRKGQVVKLIGGLYSVMDLETKAILIAKASGKLRYQKLDENSSFNKQLTKRTKLDIKTIQVSPKVGDFVMYDETDINHPIQEIFPRQNELDRPDVSNVDQVLILSSVKNPNFSFNLLDQFLILIEQANIKPILIVSKVDLISEDEFLALKNDLSYYQKIGYEVYYVNSKQKIGFDTLEDLFLNKLSVLAGQTGAGKSTFLNALMPSLGIKTQEISMALGRGKHTTRHTELYFYGGGMIADTPGFSKLEFSRLEAKDLKDYFVEFKTYESGCKFGSNCVHVHEPGCNVKGNPNILPSRYENYIKYYEELKNQKERY
- the rpe gene encoding ribulose-phosphate 3-epimerase gives rise to the protein MKIAPSILTADFNILKEEILSIGHSDYLHLDVMDGHFVPNISFGSHVLSGLKKITSIPLDTHLMIENPLQYIDQYVEIGSSIITIHVEANQPLESICRIKASGIKAGISLKPKTPLEDLFPYLDKVDLVLVMSVEPGFGGQSFMEDQLEKVRELKRLREAYKYNYIIEIDGGINGTTAPKAKEAGVDLAVAGSYVFNAKDRNKAIDAIR